The genomic DNA CCATGGAACTCATGACACCAGAAGATTTTGATAAATTGGAAGCCTTACTTCTCGAAGGAGAACAATACAATAAAAATAACCAAGTAGATGACTTACTACAGAACTTTTCAGATTTTAATTCCTTTATTTATACTAAGAGTCAGATGCTACGTTTAAAAAAAATTGTGACTGATCTCCATGCTTACTTAATCTATTTCAGAGATATTGCGATTCGTGCCTCAGAACGTCGTAGTATTGCCCTAGAAGAACATTGGTTAATTTTCCGCGGAATGAAAACAAAGAATATTGACCAGATCACACTTTTAACCCATGAACATCTAAATCGTTCGCTTCAATTTATTTTGAAAGAAATGGAACGTCGACAAATTGAATAATCAAAAAAGACCCGCAGTCGCTCGTGCAACTGCGGGCCTTTTTTCATTTTTTTTGTACGCAACCATCTGG from Enterococcus faecalis includes the following:
- a CDS encoding GntR family transcriptional regulator, whose protein sequence is MNPTVEAVKRNLDLTSSKPLKICTYEAFKKTIILGDIPAGERINEKEFSEQLNISRTPIRFALQELVKEQLVEHIPMVGIVVKGISMKDAYEIYDIRKSLDTLATIKAMELMTPEDFDKLEALLLEGEQYNKNNQVDDLLQNFSDFNSFIYTKSQMLRLKKIVTDLHAYLIYFRDIAIRASERRSIALEEHWLIFRGMKTKNIDQITLLTHEHLNRSLQFILKEMERRQIE